From Verrucomicrobiota bacterium:
GAGAATAATTTGCTTCATTTGTGACCGCACGTAGATTCCACACTCATCGCAATGGCGATGGTCAACATTGACCAATGCTTGCTGAGAAAGGCACGGTATGGGAATGGTGTAAACAATCCTCAGGTAGTCGTTTCGAACTTCAGAAACTTTGGAGCTTGTTATTATTGCCGGCCCAGTCCGTAGAGAAATTCCCAATGCATTTAGAGCTTGGTAAGCTGATTCTCGTATTAAAAGTGTCCGTCCAAAAATCCATAGAAAGTCGCGCTTTTCTCCCTTTAAGACACGACCGATGAATGGACCAAAACCCATTCCAGGCAATAACGGCCAAGGTTCCGTTATTTCAGACCGCAGCGGGGCGGTAAGAGACTCAAATTCCTGTCTTGTTACGGGAGGACCATGACCATATGCGCTCTCGTCCAGTTTTCCCTTAATGTTAATTAGGGGACAGCCAAGGAATGTTGCATTACTTCGATGACAAATACTGCATTTAACACTCCTCAGAAGCCAAGTGTATTCACCATCGAATTGATAAGTGTACGGTTTACTTTCCTCAATTTGGAAGAATCTCATGCAATTAATTGCGCTCACAAAAACGGAGCCATGTCCATTCCAATATTTCTTAGCATGGAGAAGGCAAAACCCATGATTCTATCCGCACTAGGATTTTTGGACTGCATGAAACGTTTATATGACTATCAAACTATAACAATGGCATAGTTTCATCTGATTTTTCCT
This genomic window contains:
- a CDS encoding double-CXXCG motif protein — protein: MRFFQIEESKPYTYQFDGEYTWLLRSVKCSICHRSNATFLGCPLINIKGKLDESAYGHGPPVTRQEFESLTAPLRSEITEPWPLLPGMGFGPFIGRVLKGEKRDFLWIFGRTLLIRESAYQALNALGISLRTGPAIITSSKVSEVRNDYLRIVYTIPIPCLSQQALVNVDHRHCDECGIYVRSQMKQIILNKHRIPEGIDIFAVQSIERIIVTEKLRDAVRQLKLTNITFNPAETSE